Sequence from the Synergistota bacterium genome:
TTGGCTCAGAAGACTGCGGAGGAGAAGCGTCTTAATGCTGAGAGGGAGGCAGAAATCATCCTAAAAGAGGCAAGAATAGAGGCGCAGAAGATAGTCGATGGCGCTCTTGTTAGAGTTCAGGAGGTTGAGAGAAGGATAGAAGATCTTGAAAAGGAGCGTGAGAGATTTATTCTTGAGATGAAGGCGCTTCTTTCTACGTTCTGGAATCTGCTTGAGAAAGAACTTAGAAAGGGGAGGGAGATCGTTGATACTGAGGGTCAGAGTTCAGCCCGGGGCGAGGAAAGACGAGATAGTGGGCTTTCGGCAGGGGGTTCTCTGGATCAGGATCAGCGCGCCTCCGATTAGGGGAAAGGCGAATGCGAGGCTGATCGAGATTTTAGCTGATAAGCTTTCGATTCCTAAAAAGGGCATAAGGCTTCTTAGGGGAGAAAGATCTAAGGATAAGCTTCTTGAGATAGAGGGATTGGCAGAGGATGAAGTTTTTAGAGCTCTTGGATCGTGAGGTGAGGTATCTTAAGGGAGTGGGTCCCAAAAGGGCTCAAGACTTTGAAAAGCTTGGCGTTAAGAAGGTTGAGGACCTTCTTTTTTTATTGCCTCGTAGATATGAGGATAGAAGAGAAATAAGATCGCTGGGTGATCTCATCTTTGGTGAGGAGAATCTCATTAAGGGCAAAGTTCTTGGAATAGAGGATATATCGTCTCGGAAAGGAATTCGCATTATAAAGGCTTTAATTTCAGATGGGGGGCGAAGAAGGGCGTATGCGGTCTGGTTTAATAAGCTTTATATTAAAAAGCTTCTTTTAAAGGGAAAGGAATATCTCTTTTACGGAAAAGTTATCCAAAGATATGGTGAGATACAGATTCAGGACCCAGAGATTGAACCCTTCGAGGATGTAGCGGAGATGAACGCTGGTAGAATCTTGCCCGTTTATCCCCTTGCAGGAAGACTTTCTCAAAGAATAGTTCGCTCTGCTGTTGAAGGAGCTCTTGAGCTCGTTTCTCCTGAGGTTGTTGATTTTCTTCCTGAGTTTATTAGAAAGGAAAACTCACTGATGGAACTTTCTATCGCTTTTAGAGAACTTCATTTCCCATCGGATTCCTCTTCCGCTATTGAAGCACGCAGGAGGTTGGCTTTCGATGAGCTCTTTCTACTCCAGCTTTCTCTGGCTTTAAGAGCACGTGAGAGAAAAAGTGAGTCAGCACCAGTTTTGAGAGTAAGAGGGCATCTTTTAAGAGAGTTTTGGAAAAGATTATCGTTTACGCTTACGCGGGATCAAGCAAGAGCTTGGAGAGAGATAAGGGATGATCTCTCAAGCGGCAAGCCAATGAACAGACTTCTGCAGGGGGATGTAGGTTCTGGTAAAACCGTTATAGCGATTGCATCCATGCTTCTTGCTGTCGAAAATGGCTATCAATCGGCGCTTATGGTTCCCACGGAGGTCCTTGCGGAGCAGCATTTCTGCGTTCTTGATCAATACTTAACGCCTCTTGGGGTTAAAATTGGTCTTCTAACTG
This genomic interval carries:
- a CDS encoding DivIVA domain-containing protein, producing MTPLDIQNKEFSRSFRGYNEEEVDEFLDRIVEDYGALFRENAELKDKIRELEEKINEYKKMESSLQEALLLAQKTAEEKRLNAEREAEIILKEARIEAQKIVDGALVRVQEVERRIEDLEKERERFILEMKALLSTFWNLLEKELRKGREIVDTEGQSSARGEERRDSGLSAGGSLDQDQRASD
- a CDS encoding DUF167 domain-containing protein encodes the protein MGFRQGVLWIRISAPPIRGKANARLIEILADKLSIPKKGIRLLRGERSKDKLLEIEGLAEDEVFRALGS
- the recG gene encoding ATP-dependent DNA helicase RecG, producing MKFLELLDREVRYLKGVGPKRAQDFEKLGVKKVEDLLFLLPRRYEDRREIRSLGDLIFGEENLIKGKVLGIEDISSRKGIRIIKALISDGGRRRAYAVWFNKLYIKKLLLKGKEYLFYGKVIQRYGEIQIQDPEIEPFEDVAEMNAGRILPVYPLAGRLSQRIVRSAVEGALELVSPEVVDFLPEFIRKENSLMELSIAFRELHFPSDSSSAIEARRRLAFDELFLLQLSLALRARERKSESAPVLRVRGHLLREFWKRLSFTLTRDQARAWREIRDDLSSGKPMNRLLQGDVGSGKTVIAIASMLLAVENGYQSALMVPTEVLAEQHFCVLDQYLTPLGVKIGLLTGSLRERVKRRVINELASGEIKVVVGTHALIQERVEFKDLALVVIDEQHRFGVLQKAALLKKSISPHVLVMTATPIPRTLSLTLYGDLDVSLIRELPPGRKPVMTYWISERKRDKVYEFVKKRVREGEQAYIICPLVEESEALEAESAVKLYEELKGRVFREERLGLIHGRMKMEEKERVMKSFKHGEIQILVATPVIEVGIDVPNATVMVIESADRFGLSQIHQLRGRVGRGSKQSYCVLIANPKTEEARKRLSIIVSTTDGFKIAEEDLKLRGPGELCGIRQHGITDFKVADILRDFDLLALARKEAFHLVNASKALREYSLLKVFVKRKFAEAGELLNVS